Proteins encoded within one genomic window of Candidatus Desulfarcum epimagneticum:
- a CDS encoding conserved exported hypothetical protein (Evidence 4 : Unknown function but conserved in other organisms): MTNFRKALATLAACAAVFFFAPAGGPGPARGEIPDPGIISGAHPQEKRATGKETPDSPQTEEEILDIPTPREAPPKSGPDRLFFEFKIKTGCDSIHYSDVRQSPDWFLDAFSRDGSSFYDSFLKNKNFDGVQDTLRAWVETKKSFQNFFSSQEFGGFDGLPTDSAGFLRRAVAEYLKNPDLGADMAGTYTAGAGDSDGHAFWTSEFRMAMRAEIKPNLRFSGRLAMRKAFGDSPSLTIDSGDVFVDSNPAGPARGDFIRLEQAFFTHQTKIGSAPIRFSLGRRPDPFEYGDGAPLADMIHIPFDGASLAFLMGDQADMPGLEFKLFYGAGFDNQWGAGFSLGHDSGSVDGPSFGGATATLDAGETARVVLNYARAWNITDSFSDAAILPFAVTGGPNIDIRDNRAKAVTRLEPVSRIGDVDLATLLIQSRFPAFFAKDRDIDLFAAFSWSHTEPSGFSQNPLYKFLGAGLLCNDELKSRDGYSVYAGTVFPAFGDDRAGIEFNWGSQYWLSMTGDSPGAGKLSARGHVLEGYYIHKPFSDRHMFLTLGARHYGYQYTLSGNPLGEPVKISQSTLMDALFPSPETVWEYYVSLTFQF; the protein is encoded by the coding sequence ATGACAAATTTTAGAAAAGCCCTCGCGACCCTCGCCGCCTGCGCGGCGGTCTTTTTTTTCGCCCCGGCCGGCGGACCCGGTCCGGCCCGGGGCGAAATTCCGGACCCCGGGATCATATCCGGCGCCCACCCCCAAGAAAAGCGGGCGACAGGCAAAGAGACTCCCGATTCCCCGCAGACGGAGGAGGAAATCCTTGATATTCCAACACCCCGGGAGGCCCCACCCAAATCCGGCCCCGACAGACTCTTTTTCGAATTCAAGATCAAAACCGGATGCGACTCCATCCATTACTCAGACGTCAGACAGTCCCCGGACTGGTTCCTGGACGCCTTTTCCCGGGACGGATCGTCTTTCTACGACAGCTTTCTCAAAAACAAAAATTTTGACGGGGTTCAGGATACTCTGCGCGCCTGGGTGGAAACAAAGAAAAGCTTTCAAAATTTTTTCTCCTCCCAGGAATTCGGCGGCTTTGACGGGCTGCCGACGGATTCCGCCGGTTTTTTGAGAAGGGCCGTCGCCGAATATCTCAAAAATCCCGACCTGGGAGCAGACATGGCGGGAACTTACACCGCCGGCGCCGGCGATTCGGACGGCCACGCCTTCTGGACCAGCGAGTTCAGAATGGCCATGCGGGCCGAGATCAAACCGAACCTGCGTTTTTCAGGACGCCTGGCCATGCGCAAGGCGTTTGGGGACAGCCCTTCTTTAACGATCGACAGCGGGGATGTGTTTGTGGATTCCAACCCGGCCGGTCCGGCCCGGGGAGATTTCATTCGCCTGGAACAGGCGTTTTTCACCCATCAAACCAAAATCGGCTCCGCCCCCATTCGTTTTTCCCTGGGCCGAAGGCCCGACCCCTTTGAATACGGCGATGGGGCCCCCCTGGCCGACATGATCCACATTCCCTTTGACGGGGCGTCTTTGGCTTTTCTTATGGGGGATCAGGCAGACATGCCCGGCCTGGAGTTCAAACTCTTTTATGGCGCGGGGTTTGACAACCAGTGGGGAGCCGGATTTTCCCTGGGGCATGACAGCGGCTCCGTGGACGGCCCCTCCTTCGGGGGGGCGACGGCCACCCTTGATGCCGGTGAGACCGCCCGGGTGGTTCTGAACTACGCCCGCGCGTGGAACATCACGGACAGCTTTTCGGACGCGGCGATCCTCCCTTTTGCCGTGACCGGGGGCCCGAATATCGACATCCGGGACAACCGCGCCAAGGCCGTCACACGGCTGGAGCCCGTTTCCCGAATCGGCGATGTCGATCTGGCAACCCTTCTGATCCAATCCCGCTTCCCGGCGTTTTTCGCGAAAGACCGGGACATTGACCTGTTCGCGGCCTTTTCATGGAGCCACACCGAGCCGTCCGGATTTTCCCAAAATCCCCTTTACAAATTTTTGGGAGCCGGTCTTTTGTGCAATGACGAGCTGAAATCAAGAGACGGATACAGTGTGTACGCGGGGACGGTCTTTCCGGCCTTTGGCGATGACCGGGCGGGGATTGAGTTCAACTGGGGGTCCCAATACTGGCTGAGCATGACCGGCGATTCCCCGGGCGCGGGCAAACTGTCCGCCAGGGGGCATGTCCTGGAAGGGTATTATATCCACAAGCCGTTTTCGGATAGACACATGTTTTTGACCCTGGGCGCCCGGCATTACGGCTATCAATACACGCTAAGCGGAAACCCCCTGGGAGAGCCGGTGAAAATTTCCCAATCCACCCTTATGGACGCCCTTTTCCCATCGCCCGAAACGGTCTGGGAGTATTACGTTTCTCTTACCTTCCAATTTTGA
- a CDS encoding Cytochrome c family protein: MLKKMLILMFGLFLAVAFMDSTCFAKSKGNDKKGKFTYRQIYKKCKARGEIDKPKPLFNPSDKTQKQWQRIFDKKRFKKLGCEQEWAGLSEDDLENIHAYLRKGAADSPTPAKCQ; the protein is encoded by the coding sequence ATGCTGAAAAAAATGTTGATACTGATGTTCGGACTTTTCCTGGCAGTGGCGTTTATGGATTCGACGTGTTTTGCCAAATCAAAAGGCAACGATAAAAAAGGAAAATTCACGTATCGCCAGATTTATAAAAAATGCAAGGCAAGGGGCGAGATCGACAAACCCAAACCCCTGTTTAACCCCAGCGATAAAACCCAGAAGCAGTGGCAAAGAATCTTTGATAAAAAAAGATTCAAAAAACTGGGCTGCGAACAGGAGTGGGCCGGGCTTTCAGAGGATGATCTCGAAAACATACACGCGTACCTGCGCAAAGGCGCGGCCGATTCTCCCACGCCCGCAAAATGCCAGTGA
- a CDS encoding hypothetical protein (Evidence 5 : Unknown function), whose protein sequence is MVYIEPMRFFLYMRDDIMLGHHLDLLNDGGISYFFPEIKGKKENEFFKFLRAVK, encoded by the coding sequence ATGGTGTATATAGAGCCCATGCGCTTTTTTTTATATATGCGGGACGACATCATGCTGGGGCATCATCTTGATCTTTTGAATGACGGGGGGATTTCATATTTTTTCCCCGAAATTAAAGGAAAAAAGGAAAATGAATTTTTCAAATTCTTACGCGCGGTTAAATGA
- a CDS encoding Protein serine/threonine phosphatase (fragment) yields the protein MALMKEASDRIQEFAEKNPASKGMGTTATTVIAHAGRAWWAHVGDSRLYLTRNGITGQITCDQSMAWFLVEEGEITEEEASSHQSRNILDQALGQGSGPCDPETGSLQIREGDQLTLMTDGIHGELPPKAISSILADRAGIEAKVKRLSGEALDAGGSDNLTIVMAQI from the coding sequence TTGGCGCTTATGAAAGAGGCTTCGGACCGCATACAGGAATTCGCGGAAAAAAATCCGGCCTCCAAAGGGATGGGAACCACGGCGACAACCGTGATCGCGCACGCCGGCAGGGCCTGGTGGGCCCATGTGGGAGATTCCCGGCTCTACCTGACAAGAAACGGAATAACGGGGCAGATCACATGTGACCAGAGCATGGCATGGTTTTTGGTGGAAGAGGGAGAAATAACCGAAGAGGAAGCTTCCTCCCATCAATCGAGAAACATCCTGGACCAGGCCCTTGGCCAGGGGAGCGGCCCCTGCGACCCGGAAACCGGAAGCCTTCAGATTAGGGAGGGAGACCAGCTGACGCTCATGACGGACGGCATACATGGAGAATTGCCGCCAAAAGCCATATCCTCCATTTTGGCCGACCGGGCCGGCATCGAGGCAAAGGTGAAAAGACTTTCCGGGGAGGCTCTCGACGCGGGGGGAAGCGACAATCTGACCATTGTGATGGCCCAGATATAA
- a CDS encoding PaaI family thioesterase: MDFKPLDPNYEARVRKSFERQRFMSFIGAKLVSVTPGGCEIYLPYKEELSQQHGYFHAGVVGTIADNCGGYAAYSLMPAGSSILTVEYKLNLVAPGLGQGLIGRGKVIRPGRSLTVCETRVFGALDGAETLCATSLMTLMNMEGKPDRRLDEKI, translated from the coding sequence ATGGACTTTAAGCCTTTAGATCCGAATTATGAGGCCAGGGTGAGGAAGAGTTTCGAGCGCCAGCGTTTTATGTCGTTTATCGGCGCGAAACTGGTTTCCGTGACGCCCGGCGGATGCGAAATATATCTGCCTTACAAAGAAGAGCTGTCCCAGCAGCATGGCTATTTCCACGCGGGCGTTGTGGGGACAATCGCCGACAACTGCGGCGGATACGCGGCCTACAGTCTGATGCCCGCCGGCTCATCGATTTTGACCGTGGAGTACAAATTGAATCTCGTGGCCCCGGGGCTGGGGCAGGGGCTGATCGGCAGGGGAAAGGTCATCCGGCCGGGACGCTCTTTGACCGTGTGCGAAACCCGGGTGTTTGGGGCGCTGGACGGCGCTGAAACGCTGTGCGCCACATCCCTGATGACGCTGATGAACATGGAGGGAAAGCCGGATCGCCGGCTGGACGAAAAAATATGA
- a CDS encoding 12,18-didecarboxysiroheme deacetylase, with translation MIGISKLYCGTVEPSDALRYGRMSSKLPSHLLQFSKDKRPVVVWNATRRCNLKCVHCYAHAKNIHFGNELSTAQGKDLIDDLYDFGVPVILFSGGEPLIRPDMPHLAEYAVKKGMRAVISTNGTLIDSDMAKRLREIGLSYVGVSLDGMQTINDRFRGVKGAFDGAVKGIENCMEAGIKVGLRFTMNRFNAYEIPQLFDLMEKMDVPRICFYHLVYSGRGSKLINDDLSAEETREAVDLIMDRAKQMADQGKPREVLTVDNHADGPYVCLRMRKENSPRAGDVLKLLEMNEGNSSGRGIGCVSWDGSVHADQFWRHHSFGNVLDRPFSDIWTDTSDPLMGKLKEKKKHVKGRCAKCRWLDVCAGNFRVRAEAVTGDLWAPDPACYLTDEEIGL, from the coding sequence ATGATAGGAATTTCAAAACTTTATTGTGGGACAGTGGAGCCTTCCGACGCCCTTCGATACGGCCGGATGTCCTCCAAACTGCCGTCTCATCTGCTCCAGTTCTCAAAGGACAAACGCCCGGTGGTGGTGTGGAACGCCACGCGGCGCTGCAACCTGAAATGCGTTCACTGCTATGCCCACGCGAAAAACATTCATTTTGGAAATGAGCTTTCCACGGCCCAGGGCAAAGACCTGATTGATGATCTTTACGATTTCGGAGTTCCGGTGATTCTTTTCTCCGGGGGAGAGCCCCTCATCCGCCCGGACATGCCCCATCTGGCGGAGTATGCCGTGAAAAAAGGCATGAGGGCGGTCATCTCCACCAATGGCACCCTGATCGATTCGGACATGGCCAAACGGCTCAGGGAAATCGGCCTGTCCTACGTGGGCGTCAGCCTGGACGGCATGCAAACCATCAACGATCGCTTCAGGGGTGTCAAGGGGGCCTTTGACGGGGCCGTCAAAGGGATCGAAAACTGCATGGAAGCCGGGATCAAGGTGGGCCTGCGCTTCACCATGAACCGCTTCAACGCCTACGAAATCCCCCAGTTGTTCGACCTGATGGAAAAAATGGATGTGCCCCGGATATGCTTTTATCATCTCGTGTATTCCGGACGGGGCTCCAAACTGATCAACGATGATTTGTCTGCGGAAGAGACCCGGGAAGCGGTGGACCTCATCATGGATCGGGCCAAACAGATGGCCGACCAGGGAAAGCCCCGGGAAGTCCTGACGGTGGACAACCACGCCGACGGCCCCTATGTGTGCCTTCGCATGCGAAAAGAAAACTCCCCCCGGGCCGGCGATGTGCTCAAACTTCTTGAAATGAACGAGGGCAACAGCTCGGGCAGGGGAATCGGATGCGTGAGCTGGGACGGAAGCGTGCACGCCGACCAGTTCTGGCGGCATCACAGTTTCGGCAATGTCCTGGACCGTCCCTTTTCGGATATCTGGACCGACACATCGGATCCCCTGATGGGCAAGCTGAAAGAAAAAAAGAAACATGTCAAAGGCAGATGCGCCAAATGCCGATGGCTGGATGTGTGCGCAGGCAACTTCAGGGTCAGGGCCGAGGCGGTCACAGGGGACCTGTGGGCGCCCGATCCGGCCTGTTATCTCACCGATGAAGAAATAGGGCTATGA
- a CDS encoding conserved exported hypothetical protein (Evidence 4 : Unknown function but conserved in other organisms), which produces MDKKTPLNFKKMAAAFIVCAAAFLFSAVGAWSAEEGIPDPEISCAGEAPIVCRVDETVNIRKSPTTRSNIVGKLRRGDRVKAGDLKNYWRPVFDVGQSVDGDAEPMGYVYAPLLKPAGNTTSKARISTAGQDPDIRRVRTRVNIRKSPDIRSEVVGKLRPGDRVKAGTPEDGWRPVFKTNRDGDALGYVYAPLLKPAGSAAPRTKVRAKAPAKAPAKPRVKAQPKAPGEVIAELKKQVDDLEEEVLDLGDRLDEAELHTATDKLSFDFELRSRCDSIHYNEVKRAPEWFLDAFSRDGSVFRTFSSVNDLETTWKGVLNPLVDMNGSLEKVLALKGFGFDGLPATFAENLRKAMQLGSHTPNSESYNLDDDTIWTNKFMMNMKAKIKPSLSFTGRLAMYKVFGDSSAMKVNNGAFGDIFLDSNTSSLPHGDSIRLERAYFNWKTKIGATPINFSLGRRPATMGAPLEYAAYGLEGGSPLASLVNMQFDGASLTFSLEDKVGVPGFSFKLCYGVGFESGWGNSFSLGHDSDSIKDATFGGFISTLYDDGLTSLVVNYAHAWNITDGFSGLMVMPFQVTRTDEWLFNARGEGIDKERVIHIKDNSAGVITKMEPYTNIGDFDLLGALFRTNLSSFFEDLDIDLFLALSWSHTEPSQLSDHPFYRILGAGLLCNDDLKSRDGYSLYMGAVFPAFGDDRLGLEFNWGSKYWFNMTSAEDSLVASKLSARGTVVEGYYIKPIVGRNMFLTLGARYYDYKYTLSGNPMGAPVPISDADAIGAIFPTPDTVWDLYTSFTVRY; this is translated from the coding sequence ATGGATAAAAAAACACCGCTGAATTTTAAAAAAATGGCCGCCGCTTTCATCGTGTGCGCGGCCGCGTTCCTTTTTTCGGCCGTCGGCGCCTGGTCGGCCGAGGAGGGAATCCCGGACCCTGAAATATCCTGCGCCGGTGAGGCCCCCATCGTCTGCCGGGTGGATGAAACCGTCAACATTCGAAAATCCCCCACCACCCGGTCGAACATCGTGGGCAAACTCCGCCGGGGAGACCGGGTCAAGGCCGGGGATCTGAAAAATTACTGGCGCCCGGTCTTTGACGTCGGGCAAAGCGTGGACGGCGACGCCGAGCCGATGGGATATGTGTACGCGCCCCTGCTCAAACCCGCCGGAAATACCACCTCGAAGGCCCGGATATCCACCGCCGGGCAGGATCCCGACATCCGCAGGGTTCGGACGAGGGTCAACATCCGGAAATCTCCTGATATCCGATCTGAAGTCGTGGGCAAGCTCCGTCCGGGGGACCGGGTCAAGGCCGGGACGCCGGAAGACGGCTGGCGCCCTGTTTTTAAAACAAACCGGGACGGGGACGCGCTGGGATATGTGTACGCGCCCCTGCTCAAACCCGCCGGAAGCGCGGCGCCCCGGACAAAAGTTCGGGCCAAAGCCCCGGCCAAAGCGCCGGCCAAACCCCGGGTGAAAGCTCAGCCGAAAGCCCCCGGAGAGGTCATCGCCGAGCTTAAAAAGCAAGTGGATGACCTGGAAGAAGAAGTGCTGGATCTGGGAGACCGGCTGGACGAAGCGGAGCTTCACACAGCCACCGACAAACTCTCATTCGACTTTGAGTTAAGAAGCCGGTGCGACTCCATCCATTACAACGAAGTAAAACGGGCGCCGGAATGGTTCCTAGATGCCTTTTCCCGGGACGGCTCGGTTTTCAGAACATTCAGTTCCGTCAATGACCTTGAAACGACTTGGAAAGGGGTCTTAAACCCCTTGGTGGATATGAACGGAAGCCTTGAAAAAGTCCTGGCCCTGAAGGGTTTCGGCTTTGACGGGCTGCCGGCGACTTTCGCTGAAAATTTAAGAAAAGCCATGCAGTTGGGCAGCCATACGCCGAATTCGGAATCGTACAACCTGGATGACGACACCATCTGGACCAACAAATTCATGATGAACATGAAGGCCAAAATCAAGCCGAGCTTAAGCTTCACCGGACGGCTGGCCATGTACAAGGTGTTCGGCGACAGCTCCGCCATGAAGGTCAACAACGGGGCCTTTGGAGATATCTTCCTCGACTCCAACACTTCCAGCCTTCCCCACGGGGACTCCATTCGGCTGGAGCGCGCCTACTTCAACTGGAAAACCAAAATCGGCGCGACCCCCATTAATTTCTCCCTGGGCAGAAGGCCCGCCACCATGGGCGCCCCCCTTGAATACGCCGCCTACGGCCTTGAGGGCGGCTCTCCTTTGGCCAGCCTCGTCAACATGCAGTTTGACGGGGCGTCGCTGACCTTCTCGCTGGAGGACAAGGTGGGCGTCCCGGGATTTTCGTTCAAACTCTGCTACGGGGTGGGGTTTGAAAGCGGATGGGGAAACAGTTTCTCCCTGGGGCATGACAGCGATTCCATCAAAGACGCCACATTCGGTGGATTCATCTCCACCCTGTACGACGACGGCCTCACCAGCCTGGTGGTCAACTACGCCCATGCGTGGAACATCACGGACGGCTTTTCCGGCCTGATGGTCATGCCCTTCCAGGTGACCCGAACGGATGAATGGCTGTTCAACGCCCGGGGCGAAGGCATCGACAAGGAGCGGGTGATCCATATTAAAGATAACAGCGCCGGCGTCATCACCAAAATGGAGCCCTACACCAACATCGGCGACTTCGATCTCCTGGGCGCGCTTTTCCGGACCAACCTCTCTTCTTTTTTTGAGGACCTGGACATTGATCTGTTTCTGGCCCTGTCATGGAGCCACACCGAGCCCTCCCAGCTTTCCGACCACCCGTTTTACAGGATACTGGGGGCCGGTCTTCTGTGCAATGATGACCTGAAATCCAGGGACGGATACAGCCTGTACATGGGAGCGGTTTTCCCGGCCTTTGGCGATGACCGGCTGGGCCTTGAGTTCAACTGGGGCTCCAAATACTGGTTCAACATGACCAGCGCCGAGGATTCCCTGGTGGCCAGCAAACTGTCCGCCCGGGGAACGGTCGTGGAAGGGTACTACATCAAGCCCATTGTGGGCCGAAACATGTTTTTGACCCTGGGCGCCCGGTACTATGACTACAAATACACCCTGAGCGGAAATCCCATGGGAGCGCCTGTGCCCATTTCCGACGCGGACGCCATCGGGGCGATCTTTCCCACCCCCGACACGGTATGGGACCTTTACACGTCTTTCACCGTCCGGTATTAA
- a CDS encoding conserved hypothetical protein (Evidence 4 : Unknown function but conserved in other organisms) produces the protein MNFSNSYARLNEVFYERTRPGPVSAPRLFLWNSGLAERLMIPDEWAHDPDSLARIFSGNRILPGSEPIATAYAGHQFGGFAPQLGDGRAHLLGEVLDESGKRWDIQLKGSGRTSFSRGGDGRCALGPALREFIMSEAMAALGVPTTRCLAVVATGETVFRETPLPGAVVTRVASSHIRVGTFQFFAARDDRPSLKTLCRYAMERHYPESLEEGPTPYVSLIDRFMDRQIRLVVEWMRVGFIHGVMNTDNTSISGETIDYGPCAMMGVYDPKTVYSSIDTQGRYAFGNQPQIMQWNITRFAESLLPLINADIHKAVDEVEPVIAEFSGRFEKKYMEMMGKKLGLTALKPGDQDLIESVLNRLRDRRLDYTITFDLLTRSLASKAAASQMGRELGEVFDLWKKRLSGQTATFEEARERMRRHNPVVIPRNHHVEKTLQDCQKTGTAESAERFLEVLRSPYEKLADTSDFQDPPDDGDKGYQTFCGT, from the coding sequence ATGAATTTTTCAAATTCTTACGCGCGGTTAAATGAGGTTTTTTACGAAAGAACACGGCCCGGGCCGGTGAGCGCCCCCCGGCTTTTTTTGTGGAATTCCGGCCTGGCTGAGCGGCTGATGATTCCGGATGAATGGGCCCATGATCCGGACTCGCTGGCGCGAATTTTTTCAGGCAATCGCATCCTGCCCGGATCAGAGCCCATTGCGACGGCTTACGCGGGTCACCAGTTCGGCGGTTTTGCGCCCCAGCTCGGAGACGGACGGGCCCATCTTCTCGGGGAGGTTTTGGATGAATCCGGGAAAAGATGGGACATCCAGCTCAAAGGCTCCGGCCGCACCTCGTTTTCCCGGGGGGGCGATGGCCGATGCGCGCTTGGCCCGGCGCTTCGGGAGTTCATCATGAGCGAGGCCATGGCGGCTTTGGGCGTCCCCACCACACGCTGCCTGGCGGTGGTCGCCACCGGGGAAACCGTTTTTCGCGAAACGCCTTTGCCGGGGGCCGTCGTGACGCGGGTCGCCTCAAGCCATATCCGCGTCGGCACGTTCCAGTTCTTCGCGGCCCGGGACGACCGCCCGTCTCTCAAGACGCTTTGCCGATATGCGATGGAGCGTCATTATCCCGAGTCGCTGGAGGAAGGGCCGACGCCATATGTCTCGCTGATTGACAGGTTCATGGACAGGCAGATTCGGCTGGTGGTGGAATGGATGAGGGTCGGTTTTATTCACGGCGTCATGAACACGGACAACACCTCTATTTCCGGGGAAACCATCGACTATGGCCCCTGCGCCATGATGGGAGTCTATGACCCGAAGACCGTTTACAGCTCCATTGACACGCAGGGCCGATACGCGTTCGGCAATCAGCCCCAAATTATGCAATGGAATATCACGCGATTCGCCGAGAGCCTGCTGCCGCTCATCAACGCCGACATCCATAAAGCGGTGGATGAAGTCGAGCCGGTTATCGCGGAGTTTTCCGGGCGTTTTGAGAAAAAATATATGGAAATGATGGGAAAGAAGCTCGGGCTGACGGCGCTTAAGCCGGGGGACCAGGATCTCATCGAGTCTGTTTTGAACCGGCTCAGGGACCGGCGGCTGGATTACACGATCACGTTTGATCTCCTCACCCGGTCTTTGGCGTCCAAAGCCGCGGCGTCTCAAATGGGCCGTGAGCTTGGAGAGGTCTTTGACCTTTGGAAAAAACGGTTAAGCGGGCAAACGGCGACTTTTGAAGAGGCGCGGGAGCGGATGCGGCGGCATAATCCCGTGGTGATTCCAAGGAACCACCATGTGGAAAAGACGCTTCAGGACTGCCAAAAGACCGGGACGGCCGAGTCGGCCGAGAGATTTCTTGAGGTTCTTCGCTCTCCTTATGAAAAGCTGGCGGACACCTCCGATTTTCAAGACCCTCCGGACGACGGCGATAAGGGGTATCAGACTTTCTGCGGAACCTGA
- a CDS encoding hypothetical protein (Evidence 5 : Unknown function): MFNRSRIHTVVVRALTSNLKRAQALGNVLLKKGEANSPQKSVVNISQIFTVGKNDLSGKIGALTKGGFDGPNGVYRAHALFFIYAGRHHAGASS; the protein is encoded by the coding sequence TTGTTTAATCGAAGCCGCATCCACACAGTGGTTGTCCGCGCGTTGACATCCAATTTGAAGCGCGCGCAAGCCCTTGGAAATGTTTTATTAAAGAAGGGGGAGGCCAATTCGCCCCAAAAAAGCGTCGTCAATATATCGCAAATATTCACGGTCGGGAAAAATGATTTGTCCGGCAAAATCGGCGCGCTTACAAAGGGCGGCTTTGACGGACCAAATGGTGTATATAGAGCCCATGCGCTTTTTTTTATATATGCGGGACGACATCATGCTGGGGCATCATCTTGA
- a CDS encoding conserved membrane hypothetical protein (Evidence 4 : Unknown function but conserved in other organisms), whose amino-acid sequence MSDISPFSIPNIRRYIGFKVLFNSRFYYPVFAILFLDFGLSVAQFAILNAVWAATIVAAEVPSGALADVIGRKRLLVFATFTMVVEVGLISFVPTSDPSLVFYVFLINRVLSGLAEAAASGADEALAYDSLKARGNLDDWGRVLELLARFQSIGFIVAMSAGAALYDPRLMEGLCRFLGFSVSLSQETTMRFPLYGTLGLSLFACMTTLGMTETEPGKEAGPRQTGKMAHLRGAFGLTFKAGKWIFKTPFVLSVILFGMLFDGIIRMVITLSSEYYRMIQLPESTFGLIGSLVAMLGFVIPRLARQTAESHPPSRGLWLTAGLTLAGLSGMGFFWPWTGLLPALVTFGAMYFNGFFVSFYVNRETASGQRATVLSFKGLSYNLCYGMLGMGYAFLVKTQKAALESQVPALSEKIALDPVMIENLAFRETFVWFPGAFIAGFLVLYPLCFLFLKKRKAK is encoded by the coding sequence ATGAGCGATATCTCCCCTTTTTCCATCCCCAATATCCGGCGCTACATCGGATTCAAGGTTCTGTTTAATTCCAGATTTTACTACCCGGTTTTTGCGATCCTGTTCCTGGATTTCGGTTTGAGCGTGGCGCAGTTCGCCATCCTCAACGCGGTCTGGGCCGCCACCATTGTGGCGGCCGAGGTCCCCTCCGGGGCGCTCGCCGATGTGATCGGCCGAAAACGTCTCCTGGTCTTCGCCACTTTCACCATGGTGGTGGAGGTGGGGCTGATCAGCTTTGTGCCGACATCCGATCCGTCTCTTGTTTTTTATGTGTTTTTAATCAACCGGGTTCTAAGCGGCCTGGCCGAGGCCGCCGCCAGCGGAGCGGATGAGGCGCTGGCCTACGATTCCCTGAAAGCCCGGGGAAACCTGGACGACTGGGGACGGGTTCTGGAGCTGCTGGCGCGGTTCCAGTCCATCGGCTTTATCGTGGCCATGAGCGCGGGCGCGGCGCTTTATGACCCGCGCCTGATGGAGGGCCTTTGCCGCTTTTTGGGGTTTTCCGTCTCCCTTTCCCAGGAAACCACCATGCGCTTTCCCCTTTACGGGACCCTGGGGCTGAGCCTGTTCGCCTGCATGACCACGCTGGGAATGACGGAGACGGAACCGGGAAAAGAGGCCGGACCCCGTCAGACCGGCAAAATGGCCCATCTGAGAGGCGCGTTCGGCCTGACCTTTAAGGCCGGAAAATGGATTTTTAAAACGCCGTTTGTTTTGAGCGTGATTTTATTCGGCATGCTTTTTGACGGGATCATCCGCATGGTCATCACCCTTTCCAGCGAGTATTACCGGATGATCCAGCTTCCGGAGTCCACCTTCGGCCTTATCGGCTCCCTTGTCGCCATGCTGGGTTTTGTGATTCCCCGACTCGCAAGACAGACCGCGGAGAGCCATCCCCCGTCAAGAGGGCTCTGGCTCACGGCGGGCCTCACCCTTGCCGGGCTTTCCGGCATGGGTTTTTTCTGGCCCTGGACCGGCCTTCTTCCCGCCCTGGTCACCTTCGGCGCCATGTACTTTAACGGCTTTTTCGTCAGTTTTTACGTGAACCGGGAAACCGCGTCCGGACAGCGGGCCACGGTGTTAAGCTTTAAAGGGCTCTCCTACAACCTTTGCTACGGAATGCTGGGCATGGGGTACGCCTTTTTAGTGAAAACCCAAAAGGCGGCGCTTGAATCCCAGGTTCCCGCTCTTTCGGAAAAGATCGCCCTGGATCCCGTGATGATCGAAAACCTGGCCTTCCGGGAGACGTTTGTGTGGTTCCCGGGGGCGTTCATCGCGGGTTTTCTTGTTTTGTATCCGCTCTGTTTTCTTTTTCTCAAAAAACGAAAGGCGAAATAA